In Blastocatellia bacterium, one DNA window encodes the following:
- a CDS encoding aminotransferase class V-fold PLP-dependent enzyme, with protein MSMPLSRRDLLRGVGGYAASTTLIPALVPERGQPGADSATDRSAPVFPRKEDFALPAGLTYLNAAYIHPLPRASAEAVRRYTEARLHGRTLTAPDGTSLADYVKGQFAALINADPSEISFVPNTSTGENLVVKGLDIPTSGGNVVTDALHFEGALLHLQALKRFFGLDLRIARPRDGRIEMRDLEQLVDRKTRLIEISLVSMYNGFQHDLKAVCDLAHAYGAYVYADIAQAAGATPIDVRATGVDFCACSSFKWLMGDFGLGFLYVREDLIGRVLRRTQYGYHSARRIQTHVLPYDPPADDPVTWELGTDASAHFEVGSNAYAPMAALSVSLPYLRRLGIERIEAHRQPLLDRLRREMPRLGFELLTPPETKSALITFAVKERQPVLERLQKANIHVRLGAHFLRVSPSVYNDLRDVDRLLEALS; from the coding sequence ATGAGTATGCCTCTGAGTCGGCGCGATCTTCTGAGAGGAGTGGGCGGCTATGCCGCTTCAACGACACTGATTCCTGCGCTAGTGCCCGAAAGAGGGCAGCCGGGAGCGGACTCCGCAACTGACCGGTCTGCTCCTGTCTTCCCCCGAAAGGAGGATTTTGCTCTTCCGGCGGGGCTCACCTATTTGAACGCGGCCTACATCCATCCCCTTCCTCGGGCGAGCGCCGAGGCTGTCCGCCGGTACACGGAAGCGCGACTGCACGGTCGGACATTGACGGCTCCCGATGGGACCTCGTTGGCCGATTACGTGAAGGGTCAGTTCGCGGCGCTCATCAATGCCGATCCTTCGGAGATCAGCTTCGTCCCCAATACGAGTACAGGAGAGAATCTCGTCGTCAAGGGGCTAGATATTCCCACGTCCGGCGGGAACGTCGTGACCGATGCCCTCCACTTCGAGGGAGCGCTTTTGCACTTGCAGGCGCTCAAGCGCTTCTTCGGCCTCGATCTGCGGATTGCCCGGCCTCGTGATGGTCGCATTGAGATGCGTGACCTGGAGCAGTTGGTTGACAGGAAGACCCGGCTCATCGAAATTTCCCTCGTCTCCATGTACAACGGCTTTCAGCATGATCTCAAAGCCGTGTGTGATCTGGCTCACGCGTACGGAGCATACGTGTACGCCGACATCGCTCAGGCTGCTGGAGCGACGCCGATTGACGTGCGGGCGACCGGCGTGGACTTCTGTGCCTGTTCGAGCTTCAAATGGCTGATGGGGGATTTCGGTCTGGGCTTCCTGTATGTACGGGAGGACTTGATCGGACGGGTGCTCCGTCGGACGCAGTATGGCTATCACTCGGCGCGTCGCATCCAGACCCATGTTCTGCCCTATGATCCGCCCGCCGATGACCCTGTGACGTGGGAGCTGGGGACGGATGCCAGCGCCCACTTTGAGGTGGGGAGTAATGCCTATGCTCCTATGGCTGCTCTGAGTGTGTCATTGCCCTATCTCCGACGACTCGGCATCGAGCGCATCGAAGCACATCGGCAACCGCTGCTCGACCGTCTGCGCCGGGAGATGCCCCGTCTGGGCTTTGAGCTTCTCACGCCGCCGGAGACGAAATCGGCGCTCATCACGTTCGCTGTCAAGGAGCGTCAGCCCGTTCTTGAACGGCTTCAGAAGGCGAATATTCACGTTCGCCTGGGTGCTCACTTCCTCCGGGTGTCGCCGTCGGTCTATAACGATTTGCGAGATGTGGATCGTTTACTGGAGGCATTGTCATGA